From Nomascus leucogenys isolate Asia chromosome 15, Asia_NLE_v1, whole genome shotgun sequence, a single genomic window includes:
- the TMEM9B gene encoding transmembrane protein 9B → MATLWGGLLRLGSLLSLSCLALSVLLLAQLSDAAKNFEDVRCKCICPPYKENSGHIYNKNISQKDCDCLHVVEPMPVRGPDVEAYCLRCECKYEERSSVTIKVTIIIYLSILGLLLLYMVYLTLVEPILKRRLFGHSQLIQSDDDIGDHQPFANAHDVLARSRSRANVLNKVEYAQQRWKLQVQEQRKSVFDRHVVLS, encoded by the exons ATGGCGACCCTGTGGGGAGGCCTTCTTCGGCTTGGCTCCTTGCTCAGCCTGTCGTGCCTGGCGCTGTCCGTGCTGCTGCTAGCGCAGCTGTCAGACGCCGCCAAG AATTTCGAGGATGTCAGATGTAAATGTATCTGCCCTCCCTATAAAGAAAATTCTGGGCATATTTATAATAAGAACATATCTCAGAAAGATTG tGATTGCCTTCATGTTGTGGAGCCCATGCCTGTGCGGGGGCCTGATGTAGAAGCATACTGTCTACGCTGTGAATGCAAATACGAAGAAAGAAGCTCTGTCACAATCAAG gTTACCATTATAATTTATCTCTCCATTTTGGGCCTTCTACTTCTGTACATGGTGTATCTTACTCTGGTTGAGCCCATACTGAAGAGGCGCCTCTTTGGACACTCACAGTTGATACAGAGTGATGATGATATTGGG GATCACCAGCCTTTTGCAAATGCACACGATGTGCTAGCCCGCTCCCGCAGTCGAGCCAACGTGCTGAACAAGGTAGAATATGCCCAGCAGCGCTGGAAGCTTCAAGTCCAAGAGCAGCGAAAGTCTGTCTTTGATCGGCATGTTGTCCTCAGCTAA